The Verrucomicrobiota bacterium genome includes a region encoding these proteins:
- a CDS encoding LacI family DNA-binding transcriptional regulator, translating to MAKKNKRPTIYDLAALVQVSPGTVSRVLNNKDRVKTSTRARVLEAAKELGLKPQSAARNTQIAIVNTSSGIASKESRGYMSELTMALSFALAEKQIGVVVPSNPLEQLNGYFLDGIIAVLYDKKSLDRLHQIQKNVPIVSMDNFFASEEEYVVYSDHYESGRVVARYFIEKGKKRLAFAGGPAQPAMERKRGFVDEIREAGLKVEDQLICHFPSITNMHSEIARIVHGGADSLFVPGSSLEGLNALHILQYIMGVKIPEDISFIGGESPGVCEKLCPPITSFKVPLQKMADKAVDLIIRLINGETIEQKKYSFSGKIIERDSVLNSL from the coding sequence ATGGCGAAAAAAAATAAACGCCCCACTATCTACGATCTTGCTGCGCTTGTCCAAGTTTCACCAGGAACAGTAAGCCGCGTACTGAACAACAAAGACCGGGTCAAAACTAGCACCCGTGCCCGCGTGCTCGAAGCAGCTAAAGAACTCGGCCTCAAACCCCAGTCGGCGGCAAGAAACACGCAAATCGCCATTGTAAATACGTCATCCGGAATTGCCTCCAAGGAATCACGTGGCTATATGTCTGAACTGACCATGGCTCTCTCCTTCGCCTTGGCAGAAAAACAAATAGGGGTTGTTGTTCCATCAAATCCCCTTGAGCAACTAAACGGATACTTTCTGGATGGAATTATTGCAGTCCTCTACGACAAGAAATCGTTGGACCGACTACATCAGATACAAAAGAATGTACCCATAGTATCCATGGATAACTTTTTCGCATCGGAGGAGGAGTATGTTGTTTATTCTGATCACTACGAATCAGGAAGAGTCGTAGCCCGGTATTTTATTGAAAAAGGCAAGAAGCGTTTAGCCTTCGCTGGAGGACCAGCCCAACCCGCGATGGAAAGAAAACGAGGCTTTGTCGACGAGATCCGGGAAGCCGGTCTGAAGGTGGAAGATCAACTCATCTGTCACTTCCCCAGCATTACCAACATGCATTCTGAAATTGCCAGAATCGTCCACGGTGGTGCGGACAGCCTCTTTGTCCCGGGATCAAGCCTGGAGGGCCTCAACGCACTTCACATTTTGCAATACATCATGGGAGTGAAAATACCAGAGGATATATCCTTCATTGGAGGAGAAAGCCCAGGTGTCTGCGAAAAACTTTGTCCACCTATAACCTCCTTCAAGGTCCCCCTTCAAAAGATGGCCGACAAAGCAGTCGACTTGATCATTCGCCTGATCAACGGAGAGACTATAGAGCAGAAAAAATATAGCTTCTCTGGCAAAATCATAGAGCGGGATTCCGTGCTGAACAGTCTTTAA
- a CDS encoding sulfatase gives MSLDAADKPNVLFIAIDDLNVWVTHLGGHPQSMTPNIDRLAARGISFENAYCAVPACEPSRAALMSGQRPWSTGAYRNGDEWQQIFKAGQGLSQRFKDAGYHTVGAGKIYHSDERFESEWTEYMDSSAYSNNGNVPKDQGYHEPLVMDIKDEDISDWHVVDWCIAQMNTKSDKSKFIAAGLHKPHLPFAVPKKYYEAFPLEDIQLPPFLENDLDDVPPAGVKMAGVGGDYTKFQESGRWKAAIQSYLATCAYTDVNVGRLLDALDKSPIADNTIIVLWGDHGWSLGEKKHFRKFALWEEPTQMPYIWVVPGVTKAGTRSSSPVDLMSVYPTLCELAGLNIPDTVEGVSITPLFENPERHWGVPAITTHDRGNHAVRSDRWRYIRYANGDEELYDHSKDPHEWTNLASDPELGHVKNRLSVWLPNQEVPVWPGRAAGN, from the coding sequence ATTTCTTTAGACGCGGCGGATAAGCCCAACGTTCTTTTTATCGCCATTGACGATCTTAATGTCTGGGTGACTCACCTGGGAGGACATCCCCAATCGATGACTCCCAATATTGATCGCTTGGCCGCACGTGGGATTAGCTTTGAAAACGCCTATTGTGCCGTGCCGGCTTGTGAGCCTTCGCGAGCTGCTCTGATGAGTGGTCAGCGACCCTGGTCGACTGGGGCTTATAGGAATGGTGACGAATGGCAGCAGATCTTCAAAGCAGGGCAGGGATTGTCCCAGCGATTTAAGGATGCGGGTTATCATACCGTTGGTGCTGGTAAGATTTACCACAGCGACGAACGTTTTGAATCCGAGTGGACGGAGTATATGGACAGCAGCGCCTACAGTAACAATGGGAATGTTCCCAAGGATCAGGGCTACCATGAGCCGTTGGTGATGGATATCAAAGACGAGGACATCAGCGACTGGCATGTTGTAGATTGGTGTATAGCGCAGATGAATACCAAGAGTGATAAGTCGAAATTTATTGCTGCCGGTTTACACAAACCTCATTTGCCCTTTGCGGTGCCGAAGAAATACTATGAGGCATTTCCGCTTGAGGATATTCAGCTGCCTCCTTTTCTGGAAAATGACTTGGACGATGTTCCGCCTGCAGGTGTTAAGATGGCGGGAGTTGGTGGAGACTATACTAAATTTCAGGAGTCCGGTCGCTGGAAGGCGGCTATTCAATCCTACCTGGCTACCTGTGCATACACAGATGTAAATGTGGGGCGATTGCTCGATGCTTTGGATAAAAGCCCGATCGCAGACAACACTATCATAGTTCTGTGGGGTGACCATGGTTGGTCTTTGGGTGAGAAAAAACACTTCCGCAAATTTGCCTTATGGGAAGAGCCTACTCAGATGCCCTATATTTGGGTGGTGCCAGGCGTGACCAAGGCTGGAACGCGTTCCAGTTCCCCGGTGGATTTGATGAGTGTTTATCCAACGCTGTGTGAATTGGCTGGGCTCAACATTCCAGACACGGTTGAAGGGGTTAGTATTACTCCCTTGTTTGAAAATCCGGAGCGCCACTGGGGAGTCCCGGCAATTACAACACATGATCGCGGAAACCATGCCGTTCGAAGTGATCGGTGGCGCTACATTCGTTATGCGAACGGCGATGAGGAACTTTATGACCACAGCAAGGATCCACACGAGTGGACAAACCTTGCGTCAGACCCTGAGCTGGGTCATGTGAAAAACCGACTTTCGGTCTGGTTGCCCAACCAGGAGGTTCCCGTTTGGCCAGGCCGCGCCGCTGGAAATTGA
- a CDS encoding arylsulfatase encodes MKKYIHTFLCAVGGALRPDPFVRLQSNRGINPLLQFSAVFSCLLALVTQSIAADSRPNILLMMVDDLGYADFGCYGSEIQTPNIDKLASNGLRLTQFYNTAKCHSSRLALLSGQYSRYAGESDFRNAVTIAQVLGSAGYNTSMTGKWHLDKQPTDYGFNQYWGHLSGATDFFAGDDTFRKNGEVWNDFDKIDNFYTTDANVDFAIEFLDNALKEDKPFFHYIAFNAPHYPLHAPKDDIEKYMGRYDAGWEVLREERLVKQKLLGLFPSDLELAPMPEHVPAWDSLTDKQRQFESFRMAIFAAMVDKVDQNIGRMVEYLKEKGEYENTLIMLVSDNGACPFERSDHIDIPPWKAGSYYLYDASWATVGNTPFKHYKQTQHEGGISSPFIAHWPGKIKNTGGLSNELSHLIDVMATCIEVAGAEYPEKEGLNPIQGKSLVPVLKGGKRTGHDELFFAFSNCRALRAGDWKLVSFYQHRWELYNIAEDRLEQNDLASRHPKKVETMRIRWEQIAAKGGLKSNKDIGPVKDEASPNAEGSWHNAKKVADWEMPVF; translated from the coding sequence ATGAAAAAATATATTCACACTTTTCTTTGTGCTGTAGGAGGGGCTTTACGCCCCGATCCTTTCGTTCGGCTACAAAGCAATCGCGGGATAAACCCGCTCCTACAGTTTTCTGCTGTTTTTTCCTGTCTGCTTGCGTTGGTCACGCAGTCGATCGCAGCGGACTCCCGCCCCAACATCCTACTCATGATGGTCGATGATTTGGGTTATGCCGATTTCGGATGCTACGGCAGCGAGATCCAGACGCCCAATATCGACAAGCTCGCCAGTAATGGACTGCGGCTTACCCAGTTTTATAACACAGCGAAATGTCATTCATCCAGGCTGGCTTTGTTATCCGGCCAATACAGTCGCTATGCCGGCGAAAGTGATTTTCGCAATGCGGTGACCATTGCTCAGGTATTGGGATCGGCGGGTTATAACACTTCGATGACCGGCAAATGGCACCTGGATAAACAGCCAACGGACTATGGTTTCAACCAGTATTGGGGGCACTTATCAGGGGCGACCGACTTCTTTGCCGGAGATGACACTTTCCGGAAAAACGGGGAGGTTTGGAACGATTTCGACAAGATCGATAATTTTTATACTACCGATGCCAATGTGGATTTTGCAATCGAGTTTCTAGACAATGCTTTGAAGGAGGATAAGCCGTTCTTTCATTACATCGCCTTCAATGCTCCGCATTATCCGCTACATGCTCCGAAGGACGATATCGAAAAATACATGGGTCGTTACGATGCCGGTTGGGAAGTATTAAGAGAGGAGCGCCTGGTAAAGCAGAAGTTGTTAGGGCTTTTTCCGTCTGACTTGGAGTTGGCACCGATGCCAGAACACGTGCCAGCGTGGGATTCGCTTACCGATAAGCAAAGGCAGTTTGAATCTTTCCGCATGGCGATCTTCGCCGCTATGGTTGACAAGGTGGACCAAAATATCGGTCGCATGGTTGAGTATCTGAAAGAGAAGGGTGAATATGAAAACACATTGATCATGCTGGTCTCCGATAATGGCGCCTGTCCTTTTGAGCGAAGCGATCATATTGACATTCCACCCTGGAAAGCCGGCTCTTATTACCTCTACGATGCCAGTTGGGCGACCGTAGGAAATACGCCTTTTAAGCACTACAAACAAACTCAACATGAAGGCGGAATCTCGAGTCCATTTATTGCGCATTGGCCGGGTAAGATTAAGAATACCGGTGGCCTAAGTAATGAGCTTAGTCATTTGATCGATGTGATGGCGACTTGTATCGAGGTAGCCGGTGCTGAGTATCCTGAGAAGGAGGGTCTTAATCCGATTCAAGGGAAATCTCTGGTTCCGGTCTTGAAAGGGGGCAAACGTACTGGGCACGATGAACTGTTCTTCGCGTTTTCAAACTGCCGGGCCCTGCGAGCCGGAGACTGGAAGTTAGTTAGTTTCTATCAGCACCGCTGGGAGCTTTACAATATCGCGGAGGATCGCTTGGAGCAGAACGACCTCGCTTCTAGGCATCCGAAAAAAGTGGAGACCATGAGAATTCGATGGGAGCAAATCGCTGCCAAGGGTGGGTTGAAATCGAATAAGGATATTGGTCCGGTTAAAGACGAGGCCTCACCCAATGCTGAAGGAAGTTGGCACAATGCCAAAAAGGTCGCTGATTGGGAGATGCCGGTTTTTTAA